In one bacterium genomic region, the following are encoded:
- a CDS encoding response regulator: MSILTEGSIGTGHHALVVDDEPVVGHIICSVLEQMGYQVDQALDGDQALGLARQTPYDIVVCDLLMPRLNGMNLYEVWREEAPRIARRTVFVTGDSLGNETSDFINRTGCRCIFKPFRLSELAEVVAQVEQEQVA, encoded by the coding sequence ATGAGCATACTCACCGAGGGCAGCATTGGGACGGGACACCACGCACTCGTCGTGGACGACGAGCCCGTGGTGGGTCATATCATCTGCAGTGTGCTCGAGCAGATGGGATACCAGGTGGATCAGGCGCTGGACGGCGACCAGGCGCTGGGCCTGGCGCGCCAGACGCCCTATGACATCGTCGTGTGCGACCTGCTGATGCCGCGCCTCAACGGCATGAATCTGTACGAAGTCTGGCGGGAAGAGGCGCCTCGCATCGCCCGACGCACGGTGTTCGTCACCGGCGACAGCCTGGGGAACGAGACCAGCGACTTCATCAACCGCACGGGGTGCCGCTGCATCTTCAAGCCCTTCCGGCTGAGCGAACTGGCCGAAGTCGTGGCCCAGGTGGAGCAAGAACAGGTGGCCTGA
- a CDS encoding dienelactone hydrolase family protein codes for MKHLPDVKPLTWKGDLAARMVAGMDKFLRRATVERAGQRERYWKRDTKSWARHEKSVAPNRARLAKFLGVVDERVEAEMLLEESGSRGAIHYIGDMSQSQHTVRDARLMVLPGVTAEGLLLRPKGPMVASVVAMPDCDETPESVATGLGARLAQNGCQVFIPTLINRDCEWSGVAGAMTNEPHREFIYRAAYELGRHIIGLEIQKVLAAVDWFSKAGLPIGVIGYGEGGLIALNAAALDTRLDAAVVSGYFGPREGLFAEPIYRNVWRLLEEFGDAEVASLIAPRTLIVEHCPFPAVDGPPPVSEGRSGAAPGAITTPSAAAVRKELGRTEKLLGGLEPALSLVETEAPGSAAALEALLGALGAPSAGGHSERCWTVHASARLKRQFDEMVEWTQALMRESEYIRRDYWAQADATDVKSWVKTTKAYRKRFHEEVIGALPEPDMPPNPRARRVFATEAFTGYEVVLDVYPDVFAYGILLVPHDVQPGERRPVVVCQHGLEGRPQDVADPSVEGNCYYQFACRLAERGFVTFAPQNPYIGYDAFRVLQRMANPLGLSLFSFIIRQHQRLLGFLKTLPYVDGKRLAFYGLSYGGKTAMRVPAVLEDYCLSICSGDFNEWIWKNASTRAPFSYMRTGEYEMFEFDLGMTFNYAEMSYLICPRPFMVERGHWDGCSWDEWVAYEYAKTNYRYDLLGIGDRTEIEYFNGPHEIHAVGTSAFLEKHLRGQ; via the coding sequence GTGAAGCATCTACCTGACGTGAAGCCGCTGACGTGGAAGGGCGATCTGGCTGCCCGGATGGTTGCCGGGATGGACAAGTTCCTGCGCCGCGCTACGGTCGAGCGCGCCGGGCAACGCGAGCGCTACTGGAAGCGCGACACAAAGTCCTGGGCGCGGCACGAGAAGTCTGTCGCGCCGAATCGCGCGCGGCTGGCGAAGTTCCTCGGGGTGGTAGATGAGCGGGTCGAGGCGGAGATGTTGCTGGAGGAGAGCGGGTCCAGAGGCGCCATCCACTACATCGGGGACATGAGCCAGTCGCAGCACACCGTCCGTGATGCGCGACTGATGGTGTTGCCTGGCGTCACGGCAGAAGGCCTGCTCCTGCGGCCGAAGGGCCCGATGGTTGCGAGTGTCGTCGCGATGCCTGACTGCGACGAGACACCCGAGTCCGTGGCGACGGGCCTCGGGGCGCGGTTGGCGCAGAATGGCTGCCAGGTGTTCATCCCGACGCTCATCAACCGTGACTGCGAGTGGTCCGGGGTCGCCGGCGCCATGACCAACGAGCCGCACCGGGAGTTCATCTATCGCGCCGCGTATGAGTTGGGGCGGCACATCATCGGGCTGGAGATACAGAAGGTGCTGGCGGCGGTGGACTGGTTCAGCAAGGCGGGCTTGCCCATCGGGGTCATCGGCTACGGCGAGGGGGGGCTGATCGCTCTGAATGCCGCGGCACTGGACACGCGCCTTGACGCCGCGGTCGTCAGCGGGTACTTCGGTCCGCGCGAGGGGCTCTTCGCCGAGCCGATCTACCGCAATGTCTGGCGGCTGCTGGAGGAGTTCGGGGACGCGGAAGTGGCTAGTCTCATCGCCCCGCGGACGCTCATCGTCGAGCACTGCCCATTCCCGGCGGTTGACGGGCCGCCGCCGGTGAGCGAGGGGCGCTCGGGTGCGGCACCCGGGGCGATCACGACCCCGTCGGCGGCCGCGGTCCGCAAGGAACTCGGCCGTACCGAGAAGCTGCTGGGCGGGCTAGAGCCGGCGCTGAGCTTGGTCGAGACGGAGGCGCCGGGCAGCGCGGCGGCGCTGGAGGCATTGCTGGGAGCCCTGGGCGCGCCCTCAGCCGGCGGGCACAGCGAACGGTGCTGGACGGTCCACGCCAGCGCCCGCCTCAAGCGCCAGTTCGACGAGATGGTCGAGTGGACGCAGGCGCTGATGCGCGAGTCCGAGTACATCCGGCGCGACTACTGGGCGCAGGCCGACGCGACCGACGTGAAGTCGTGGGTGAAGACGACCAAGGCCTACCGCAAGCGCTTTCATGAGGAGGTCATCGGGGCGCTGCCGGAGCCGGACATGCCACCGAACCCCCGCGCCCGGCGAGTCTTCGCCACCGAGGCCTTTACCGGCTATGAGGTTGTGCTCGACGTGTATCCGGATGTGTTCGCCTACGGCATTCTGCTCGTGCCGCATGATGTGCAGCCCGGCGAGCGCCGGCCTGTCGTCGTGTGCCAGCACGGGCTGGAGGGCCGGCCGCAGGATGTGGCCGACCCGTCGGTCGAGGGGAACTGCTACTACCAGTTCGCCTGCCGGCTGGCCGAGCGGGGCTTCGTGACCTTCGCCCCGCAGAACCCCTACATCGGGTATGACGCCTTCCGCGTGCTGCAGCGGATGGCCAACCCGCTGGGGCTGTCGCTGTTCTCGTTCATCATCCGCCAACACCAGCGCCTGCTGGGGTTTCTGAAGACGCTGCCGTATGTGGATGGCAAGCGGCTGGCGTTCTACGGGCTGAGCTATGGCGGGAAGACGGCCATGCGGGTACCGGCGGTGCTGGAGGACTACTGCCTGTCCATCTGCTCGGGGGACTTCAACGAGTGGATCTGGAAGAACGCCTCGACCCGCGCGCCGTTCAGCTACATGCGCACCGGCGAGTATGAGATGTTCGAGTTCGACCTGGGGATGACGTTCAACTACGCCGAGATGAGCTACCTCATCTGCCCACGCCCCTTCATGGTCGAGCGCGGGCACTGGGACGGCTGCTCATGGGATGAGTGGGTCGCATACGAGTACGCCAAGACGAACTACCGCTACGACCTGCTGGGGATCGGCGACCGGACCGAGATCGAGTACTTCAACGGCCCGCACGAGATCCACGCGGTGGGAACGTCCGCGTTCCTGGAGAAGCACCTGAGGGGGCAGTAG
- a CDS encoding GNAT family N-acetyltransferase, with translation MIIGFTYSVKSAPPQRLPLVSTDHPDDAEEELDSPETIREIADAIALLGHEVMLLGDGEQLVRRLLTGARPELVLNLAEGRGAWRCRESWVPALLESFGLPYTGSDALTMAATLDKDCAKRLVRAAGAATPQWVLVADDPAAVADDLARLPLPVILKPAYEGSSKGIGADSVITSRRRLPAAIRRVRRRYDQPVLVEEFVAGPDLTVGLVGNDPPHVLGIMQAIPTRAQADTFVYGLREKREYRQLMRYEAPAPLTPEDEAAVRAAALTCWQALGCRDVARIDFRLRDHVAHFIEANPLPGLKPVVSDLIILANRLGIEHVEVIAAILAAATTRLGLDRPETVSRGRACPHARSLSPPDARVGTRAPTRLRRLRKADIPALVRLSSDCRVFTPEEVETIGELLGESLTGEDYAVIVATVSRQPVGFAIFGPRPLTDRTYDLYWLAVDPACHGQGVGRKLLRRVEDETRRLGGRVLIIETSDTPSYAPARRLYERAGYEPYGHVPEFYGVGDGQVIYGKTL, from the coding sequence GTGATCATCGGCTTCACCTACTCCGTCAAGAGCGCCCCACCCCAGCGTCTACCCCTGGTCTCCACCGACCATCCCGATGACGCCGAGGAGGAGCTGGACTCCCCCGAGACGATCCGCGAGATCGCCGACGCCATCGCGCTGCTCGGCCACGAGGTCATGTTGCTGGGCGATGGTGAGCAGCTCGTGCGGCGCTTGCTGACTGGCGCTCGGCCCGAGCTGGTGCTGAATCTGGCCGAGGGCCGGGGCGCCTGGCGTTGCCGCGAGTCGTGGGTGCCCGCGCTCCTGGAGAGCTTCGGCCTGCCGTACACGGGCTCGGACGCCCTGACGATGGCCGCGACGCTGGACAAGGACTGCGCCAAGCGCCTGGTGCGTGCCGCCGGCGCGGCCACTCCGCAGTGGGTGCTCGTCGCCGACGACCCGGCCGCCGTCGCCGACGACCTCGCGCGGCTGCCGCTGCCGGTGATCCTCAAGCCCGCGTACGAGGGCTCCAGCAAGGGCATTGGCGCCGACAGCGTCATCACGAGCCGCCGCCGCCTGCCCGCCGCCATCCGCCGTGTGCGCCGGCGCTACGACCAGCCGGTGCTCGTGGAGGAGTTCGTGGCAGGCCCCGACCTGACGGTGGGCCTCGTCGGCAACGATCCCCCGCATGTCCTGGGCATCATGCAGGCAATCCCTACCCGGGCCCAGGCCGACACCTTCGTCTACGGCCTGCGCGAAAAGCGCGAGTACCGCCAACTGATGCGCTATGAGGCCCCGGCGCCCCTCACGCCCGAGGACGAGGCAGCGGTCCGCGCGGCGGCCCTGACCTGCTGGCAGGCCCTCGGCTGCCGCGATGTCGCGCGGATAGACTTCCGCCTCCGCGACCACGTGGCGCACTTCATCGAGGCCAACCCCCTCCCCGGCCTCAAGCCGGTGGTAAGCGACCTCATCATCCTGGCGAACCGCCTGGGGATCGAGCACGTCGAGGTCATCGCAGCCATCCTCGCAGCCGCAACGACGCGACTGGGCCTGGACCGGCCTGAGACGGTGTCGCGTGGGCGCGCGTGTCCCCACGCGCGCAGTCTGTCGCCACCCGATGCGCGCGTGGGGACACGCGCGCCCACGCGCCTGCGGCGGCTCCGCAAGGCCGACATTCCCGCCCTCGTCCGCCTCTCGTCGGACTGTCGCGTCTTCACCCCCGAGGAAGTCGAGACGATCGGCGAACTCCTGGGTGAGAGTCTCACGGGGGAGGACTACGCGGTCATCGTCGCCACGGTGAGTCGGCAGCCCGTCGGCTTCGCCATCTTCGGCCCGCGGCCGCTGACCGACCGCACCTATGACCTGTACTGGCTCGCGGTAGACCCGGCGTGCCACGGGCAGGGCGTGGGGCGCAAGCTCCTGCGGCGGGTGGAGGACGAGACGCGCCGGCTCGGGGGGCGCGTCCTGATCATCGAGACCTCGGACACGCCCTCATACGCTCCCGCCCGGCGCCTGTACGAACGCGCCGGCTACGAGCCCTACGGCCACGTGCCCGAGTTCTACGGCGTCGGCGACGGCCAGGTCATCTACGGCAAGACGCTGTAG
- a CDS encoding carbohydrate-binding family 9-like protein: MTTSPRRFAMAACLLALLSAAAAPAAVRVYRVLPAPTATPTLALLPAGQVMTDFLDSAGKPAAAQTRAAACLSRDKLIFVVECLEPKMDALVAKCRKDDDGNLFSDDCLEVFISPRGTEQEYYHFVTNALGAKWDEKGKGAPKWDAPWTVETSRGADRWTATFTIPLAVLGGAPQHGAIWWFNLCRQRQPGGLQLSAWSPTGSSFHNVPAFAAMTFDDACTGALAGRFLQPFDRQAATLRQRAMIRASARRQLEATLGPAEASLQPLRVAVAAGKPVSSEALGELLGTGQAALGQLAVATEDLNNAIAGAEAARQMAKLAAPGQELLAYATVAVTNRKILPAPEPPARLSRDLSLRACRGEYEPASFVVYPLRRAVRLEVKTSDLRGPGVIPAAAVDVRAVKVWYQSGGSGRFPINEGKYLLTPELLLKDDELVRVDEAARANYVKLRFPDGREVWRCMSNPKPTAEESNCAADALPIRDAATLQPVAIRPRTAKQFWVTVHVPQDATSGLYRGRVELLSAGQTVETLPLAVEVLPFDLAPNPLESSIYFHWGLELDTTGPGQIGIRKRTPAQFRAELVNLREHGIDNPTVGCQPSAGQFPEELRLRQEAGMRHDRLYYLTAYTSRVTPEEIKQIIETARGFGFSEFYFYGNDEAQGDKLTAQRPAWEQVHANGGKVFVAGSPGQNFPLVGDLQDLLVCYGDPTKEEAANWHSKGHKIFCYANPQGGIEEPETYRRNFGLLLAANNYDGGMTYIYYSGGPSWNDWSIGHYRQHNFVYPTVDGVVDTVQWEGYREGIDDLRYLGTLRQAIASAKNRRDAKQAQAFLDQLDVTGDLYAVRDQMIRWILRLR; this comes from the coding sequence ATGACCACCTCCCCGCGCCGCTTCGCTATGGCAGCGTGCCTGCTGGCGCTCCTGTCTGCTGCCGCCGCCCCGGCCGCCGTGCGCGTCTACCGTGTCCTGCCGGCGCCCACCGCGACGCCGACGCTGGCCTTGCTGCCTGCAGGCCAGGTCATGACCGACTTCCTAGACAGCGCCGGCAAGCCGGCGGCCGCCCAGACTCGCGCCGCGGCCTGCCTCAGCCGGGACAAGCTCATCTTCGTGGTCGAGTGCCTCGAGCCGAAGATGGACGCGCTGGTCGCCAAGTGTCGGAAGGACGATGACGGCAACCTGTTCAGCGACGATTGCCTGGAGGTCTTCATCAGCCCCCGGGGGACCGAGCAGGAGTACTACCACTTCGTCACCAACGCCCTCGGCGCCAAATGGGACGAGAAGGGCAAGGGCGCCCCGAAATGGGATGCACCGTGGACCGTCGAGACCTCCCGCGGCGCCGACCGCTGGACCGCCACCTTCACGATTCCGCTGGCGGTACTCGGCGGGGCGCCGCAGCACGGGGCCATCTGGTGGTTCAACCTGTGCCGCCAGCGCCAGCCGGGCGGGCTGCAACTGAGCGCCTGGTCGCCCACCGGCAGCAGCTTCCACAACGTCCCCGCCTTCGCCGCGATGACCTTCGATGACGCCTGCACCGGCGCGCTGGCCGGGCGCTTCCTGCAGCCCTTCGACCGGCAGGCGGCGACGCTGCGGCAGCGGGCCATGATCCGCGCCAGCGCCCGACGCCAGCTGGAAGCCACTCTCGGCCCCGCCGAGGCCAGCCTCCAGCCCCTGCGAGTCGCCGTCGCAGCCGGCAAGCCGGTCTCCTCCGAGGCCCTCGGCGAGCTGCTGGGCACGGGTCAGGCCGCCCTGGGGCAACTCGCTGTCGCCACCGAGGACCTCAACAACGCCATCGCCGGGGCCGAGGCCGCCCGGCAGATGGCGAAGCTGGCCGCACCGGGGCAGGAGCTGCTCGCCTACGCCACCGTGGCCGTCACGAACCGCAAGATCCTGCCGGCCCCGGAGCCCCCGGCGCGCCTGTCGCGCGACCTGTCCCTCCGCGCCTGCCGTGGCGAGTACGAGCCCGCCTCCTTCGTCGTCTATCCGCTGCGCCGGGCGGTGCGCCTGGAAGTGAAGACCTCGGACTTGCGCGGCCCCGGCGTCATCCCGGCGGCGGCGGTGGATGTCCGCGCGGTGAAGGTGTGGTACCAGAGTGGTGGGAGCGGGCGCTTCCCGATCAACGAGGGCAAGTACCTGCTAACCCCCGAGTTGCTGCTCAAGGACGACGAACTCGTCCGCGTGGATGAAGCCGCCCGCGCCAACTACGTGAAGCTCCGGTTCCCCGACGGCCGCGAAGTCTGGCGCTGCATGAGCAACCCGAAGCCGACCGCCGAGGAGAGCAATTGCGCCGCCGATGCCCTGCCGATCCGCGATGCCGCCACGCTGCAGCCCGTCGCGATCCGCCCCCGCACCGCCAAGCAGTTCTGGGTCACGGTCCATGTGCCACAGGACGCCACGAGCGGCCTGTACCGGGGCCGGGTGGAGCTGCTGTCAGCCGGCCAGACGGTGGAGACGCTGCCGCTCGCCGTGGAGGTCCTCCCCTTCGACCTCGCCCCCAACCCTCTGGAGTCCAGCATCTACTTCCACTGGGGTCTAGAGCTGGACACGACCGGGCCGGGCCAGATCGGCATCCGCAAGCGCACCCCGGCGCAGTTCAGGGCGGAGCTGGTCAATCTGCGCGAGCACGGCATAGACAACCCCACGGTCGGCTGCCAGCCCTCGGCCGGGCAGTTCCCCGAGGAGCTACGCCTGCGCCAGGAAGCGGGGATGCGCCACGACCGCCTGTACTACCTGACCGCCTACACCTCGCGCGTCACCCCCGAGGAGATCAAGCAGATCATCGAGACCGCCAGGGGCTTCGGCTTCAGCGAGTTCTACTTCTATGGCAATGACGAGGCCCAGGGGGACAAGCTCACCGCGCAGCGCCCGGCGTGGGAGCAGGTGCACGCCAACGGGGGCAAGGTGTTCGTGGCCGGTTCGCCGGGGCAGAACTTCCCGCTGGTCGGCGACCTGCAAGACCTGCTGGTCTGCTACGGCGACCCAACCAAGGAAGAGGCGGCCAACTGGCACAGCAAGGGCCACAAGATCTTCTGCTATGCCAACCCGCAGGGCGGGATCGAGGAGCCGGAGACCTACCGGCGCAACTTCGGCCTGCTGCTGGCCGCGAACAACTACGACGGCGGCATGACGTACATCTACTACAGCGGCGGCCCGTCGTGGAACGACTGGTCCATCGGCCACTACCGCCAGCACAACTTCGTCTACCCGACGGTGGATGGCGTCGTGGACACGGTGCAGTGGGAGGGCTATCGCGAGGGGATTGACGACCTGCGCTACCTGGGGACGCTACGCCAGGCCATCGCGTCCGCGAAGAACCGCCGCGACGCCAAACAGGCGCAGGCGTTCCTGGATCAACTCGACGTGACCGGCGACCTGTACGCCGTGCGTGACCAGATGATCCGCTGGATCCTGCGGCTGCGGTAG
- a CDS encoding discoidin domain-containing protein has translation MRQMILAMGLAVALASAAGAAVVSDGNGLTGAWDGQTLSGLKLGGRMLDGVTATVALRDPRTGRPADSAQFKLTCQLTGRNGALWLQGRVTAAGEADTVADLVLRWEGVSLPTGNGDTDLLLAAKLVNKLPLCPLRRLADGSDVLAMAVPADDPVVYAFKDLPGEQAVELRLPLGFTRDAAPALRMQAPFRLVLFQTDPRWHFRSVLAQYYRLFPKQFARVEKRDGGWFFANEVPQIPNPQHFAFFEGLGDAKVTHDRGLGMYPYSETSSETIHLPGPGLPRGYDEAMQQLEALEQARAPQGWEVAGGDLDEAVKHGGRFSYQASADKPGSAYARQIVPLRPAIAEPVVVEGWSKTENVSAGGNPNDYSIYVDCQLADGSYQFGQCATFRAGTHDWEKATFVIQPRQPLTDLRVYAMFRNRTGTAWFDDVRLYRQSKPGENLIANTDFETLGKRADIQYCRDNALTDAEGRYRFIITDNLAADIPPAHPLSLLRFACNVDPDWQAPEGRPTPCGRAVAMYDNLFATVDIDGAYIDSVCAWCVWYLNFRRDHWPAATSLFTYDPATFKVAQAGKLAMVKYLRFIGDRFHRADAGIRQGKTIFGNMGPSTEAWDNYPALDIIGIESSQFRDRALMGYHRFGGYHKPVLPMNFVNLHHLDDRATAEEFVLASAQWGEFPSTGRYVREGYTSYGDVCHSYYPPLVEMSRAGWEPEPLCEGVRAERFGTGDPLYFTVRAPHEARQAQMLILKQALGAIKNPVVMDAVQLTPVPAKLTPQGLAVSITDGADVLTILRVSSAENARGWLLERAALHCEYGSRVQAISPHTAPLQALARELRQPGRRNASILLAAVKRLQSEEAKVEAEPDSLEKTSLLFELRDAERALAEWLLAADGASLQAPGLGLTPVSEAASLSPTFAAGTSGAKLLGSWGEDGRNILRRQHEKIPADLAAPGQPAVLRSSQPGAAHVLSAIHVPIPGAAPIIVLRAQNVFFASVLKARVERTADPADKSFVYKVTVERLTTPTALTVRASGAGAQIEPAQVTLQPQEPVAQFRVRAREGNTEVVQLRFTVEMAGQQVAEATSEFRNLPMPPPHPLATLAGGATATADSSYSGYSPEVAIDGVWETTGLHWTKRAWASQDAAQPEGHWLEIKLPKPTAVSQAWVYWAIDDNLVFSSRDYDIETWDGQQWQSAAQVRGNPLSTVTVSQWPTRTTDRVRLHQLKSGGAARRPEIMWVTEVGLY, from the coding sequence ATGAGACAGATGATCCTGGCGATGGGCCTGGCTGTGGCGCTGGCGTCGGCGGCCGGCGCGGCGGTGGTGTCGGACGGAAACGGGCTGACAGGCGCCTGGGACGGGCAGACGCTGTCAGGCCTGAAGCTGGGCGGGCGGATGCTGGACGGCGTCACCGCCACGGTGGCGCTGCGCGACCCGCGCACCGGCCGTCCTGCGGACTCGGCGCAGTTCAAGCTGACCTGCCAACTGACTGGCCGGAACGGCGCGCTGTGGCTGCAGGGCCGCGTCACGGCCGCCGGCGAAGCCGACACCGTGGCTGACCTGGTGCTGCGCTGGGAGGGGGTGTCGCTGCCCACGGGCAACGGCGACACGGACCTGCTGCTGGCCGCCAAGCTCGTGAACAAGCTGCCACTGTGCCCACTGCGGCGCCTGGCCGACGGCAGCGACGTGCTGGCGATGGCCGTGCCGGCCGACGATCCGGTTGTCTACGCCTTCAAGGACCTGCCGGGCGAGCAGGCAGTGGAGCTGCGGCTGCCGCTGGGCTTCACGCGCGACGCCGCGCCGGCCCTGCGGATGCAGGCGCCGTTCCGCCTGGTGCTCTTCCAGACTGACCCGCGGTGGCACTTCCGCTCCGTGCTGGCGCAGTACTACCGCCTCTTCCCGAAGCAGTTCGCGCGGGTCGAGAAGCGCGACGGCGGCTGGTTCTTCGCCAACGAGGTGCCGCAGATCCCCAACCCGCAGCACTTTGCGTTCTTTGAGGGGCTCGGCGACGCGAAAGTCACGCATGACCGTGGGCTGGGAATGTATCCGTATAGTGAGACCAGCTCCGAGACCATCCACCTACCCGGCCCCGGCCTGCCCAGGGGCTATGACGAGGCTATGCAGCAGCTTGAGGCACTGGAGCAAGCGCGCGCGCCGCAGGGATGGGAAGTCGCCGGTGGCGACCTGGACGAGGCCGTCAAGCACGGCGGACGCTTCTCGTACCAGGCCTCCGCTGACAAGCCCGGCTCGGCCTATGCGCGCCAGATCGTGCCCTTGAGGCCGGCCATCGCCGAGCCGGTGGTGGTGGAGGGCTGGAGCAAGACCGAGAACGTCAGCGCCGGCGGCAATCCCAACGACTACTCGATCTACGTGGACTGCCAGTTGGCCGACGGGAGCTACCAGTTCGGCCAGTGCGCCACGTTCCGCGCCGGGACGCATGACTGGGAGAAGGCGACCTTCGTCATTCAGCCGCGCCAGCCGCTGACCGACCTGCGGGTGTACGCCATGTTCCGCAACCGCACCGGCACGGCGTGGTTCGACGATGTGCGCCTGTACCGGCAGAGCAAGCCCGGAGAGAACCTCATCGCCAACACGGACTTCGAGACGCTGGGGAAGCGGGCGGACATCCAGTACTGCCGCGACAACGCGCTGACCGACGCGGAGGGGCGGTACCGCTTCATCATCACGGATAACCTCGCGGCAGACATCCCGCCGGCGCACCCGCTGAGCCTGCTGCGGTTCGCCTGCAACGTGGACCCGGACTGGCAGGCGCCGGAGGGGCGGCCGACGCCCTGCGGCCGGGCGGTAGCCATGTACGACAACCTGTTCGCCACGGTGGACATTGATGGGGCCTACATCGACTCGGTGTGCGCGTGGTGCGTGTGGTACCTGAACTTCCGGCGTGACCACTGGCCGGCGGCCACGTCCCTGTTCACGTACGACCCGGCGACCTTCAAGGTGGCCCAGGCCGGGAAGCTGGCGATGGTCAAGTACCTGCGCTTCATCGGCGATCGCTTCCATCGTGCGGATGCAGGCATCCGCCAGGGCAAGACGATCTTCGGCAACATGGGGCCCTCGACCGAGGCGTGGGACAACTACCCGGCCCTGGACATCATCGGCATCGAGAGCAGTCAGTTCCGCGACCGGGCGCTGATGGGCTATCACCGCTTCGGCGGCTACCACAAGCCCGTGCTGCCGATGAACTTCGTGAACCTGCACCACCTCGACGACCGCGCCACGGCCGAGGAGTTCGTGCTCGCCAGCGCCCAGTGGGGCGAGTTCCCCAGCACCGGACGCTATGTGCGGGAGGGCTACACCAGCTACGGGGATGTGTGCCACTCGTACTATCCGCCGCTGGTGGAGATGTCGCGGGCCGGGTGGGAGCCCGAGCCGCTGTGTGAGGGCGTGCGGGCCGAGCGGTTCGGGACGGGCGACCCGCTCTACTTCACGGTGCGCGCCCCGCACGAGGCGCGGCAGGCTCAGATGCTGATCCTCAAGCAGGCGCTGGGGGCGATCAAGAACCCTGTCGTCATGGATGCGGTGCAGTTGACGCCGGTGCCCGCGAAGCTGACACCACAGGGGCTCGCAGTCAGCATCACTGACGGGGCTGATGTGCTGACGATCCTGCGGGTGTCGTCGGCCGAGAACGCGCGGGGGTGGCTGCTGGAGCGCGCGGCGTTGCACTGCGAGTACGGCTCGCGGGTGCAGGCGATCTCCCCGCACACGGCGCCCCTGCAGGCCCTCGCCCGGGAGCTGCGCCAGCCCGGCCGCAGGAACGCCAGCATCCTGCTGGCAGCCGTGAAGCGCCTGCAGTCCGAGGAGGCGAAGGTCGAGGCCGAGCCCGACAGCCTGGAGAAGACGAGCCTGCTCTTCGAGCTGCGCGACGCCGAGCGGGCGCTGGCCGAGTGGCTGCTGGCCGCAGACGGCGCCAGCCTGCAGGCCCCCGGCCTCGGCCTGACCCCGGTGTCGGAAGCCGCCAGCCTCTCCCCCACCTTCGCCGCCGGCACGAGCGGGGCGAAGCTGCTGGGCAGTTGGGGCGAGGACGGGCGCAACATCCTGCGGCGGCAGCATGAGAAGATCCCGGCCGATCTGGCGGCACCCGGGCAGCCAGCCGTCCTGCGGAGCAGCCAGCCGGGCGCGGCGCACGTGCTCTCGGCGATCCATGTGCCCATCCCCGGGGCGGCGCCGATCATCGTGCTGCGCGCCCAGAACGTGTTCTTCGCCTCCGTCCTGAAGGCGCGCGTGGAGCGCACCGCTGACCCGGCGGACAAGAGCTTCGTCTACAAGGTCACCGTAGAGCGCCTGACGACGCCGACGGCGCTCACGGTGAGGGCGTCCGGCGCCGGGGCGCAGATCGAGCCGGCACAGGTGACGCTGCAGCCGCAGGAGCCCGTGGCGCAGTTCCGCGTGCGGGCGCGCGAGGGCAACACCGAGGTCGTGCAGTTGCGCTTCACGGTGGAGATGGCCGGCCAGCAGGTGGCCGAGGCGACGTCGGAGTTCCGCAACCTCCCCATGCCGCCGCCGCACCCGCTGGCGACACTGGCCGGGGGCGCCACGGCGACCGCCGACAGCAGCTACTCGGGCTACAGCCCCGAGGTGGCCATTGACGGCGTGTGGGAGACGACGGGGCTGCACTGGACGAAGCGGGCGTGGGCGTCGCAGGATGCCGCGCAGCCGGAGGGGCACTGGCTGGAGATCAAACTGCCGAAGCCGACGGCCGTGTCGCAGGCGTGGGTCTACTGGGCCATTGACGACAACCTGGTGTTCTCGTCGCGTGACTACGACATCGAGACCTGGGACGGCCAGCAGTGGCAGTCGGCGGCGCAGGTGCGCGGCAACCCGCTGAGCACGGTGACGGTCAGCCAGTGGCCGACCCGCACGACGGACCGGGTGCGCCTCCACCAGCTCAAGAGCGGCGGCGCGGCCCGCCGCCCCGAGATCATGTGGGTGACGGAGGTCGGGTTGTACTGA